A single window of Oxyura jamaicensis isolate SHBP4307 breed ruddy duck chromosome 3, BPBGC_Ojam_1.0, whole genome shotgun sequence DNA harbors:
- the PRSS35 gene encoding inactive serine protease 35, which yields MEHMLLLFIFFLPTLGLANGTETEQDFTWHLKKIPQIVSERTFSLDSPKFEAKPNLELNSVCGIECQRNLPVPSLSDLKDLLSYETVFENGTRTLTEVNVLGLTPGSAGNTTTQKSLRKKRQIYGTDSRFSIYDKRFMTNFPFNTAVKISTGCSGILISPKHVLTAAHCLHNGKDYVKGSKRLRVGLMKTKSRGDGRKRKGARRSRREASEAQEDTKVDTGLRRRSKGGGRKQRRSGRKQETSDGMPSFQWTRVKSTHIPKGWFKGVSGDVALDYDYAVLELKRPHKRKYMELGISPTIKMMPGSMIHFSGFDNDRSGQLVYRFCSISDESNDLFYQYCDAEPGSTGSGIYLRLKEPNKKKWKRKIIAVYSGHQWVDVNGEQQDYNVAVRITPLKYAQICFWVHGNDENCTQG from the coding sequence atggAGCACATGTTACTgctattcatatttttcttgcCTACATTGGGTCTTGCTAATGGAACAGAAACTGAACAAGATTTTACTTGGCACTTAAAGAAGATTCCCCAAATTGTGAGCGAAAGAACTTTCTCCCTTGACAGCCCTAAATTTGAAGCAAAACCCAACTTAGAGCTGAACAGCGTATGTGGAATTGAATGTCAAAGAAATTTGCCGGTGCCCAGCTTGTCTGACTTGAAGGACCTCTTATCCTATGAGACTGTTTTTGAGAATGGCACGCGGACCCTGACTGAAGTGAATGTCCTTGGACTAACACCTGGTTCAGCTGGAAACACAACTACACAGAAGTCATtgaggaagaagaggcagaTATATGGAACAGACAGTAGGTTCAGCATCTATGACAAACGGTTTATGACCAACTTCCCCTTCAACACAGCTGTGAAGATCTCCACTGGCTGTAGTGGCATTCTCATTTCCCCCAAGCACGTGCTAACAGCTGCCCACTGTCTGCATAACGGCAAGGATTATGTTAAAGGTAGCAAAAGACTGAGGGTGGGCCTGATGAAAACAAAGTCCAGAGGCGATGGCAGGAAACGCAAAGGGGCTAGGAGAAGTAGAAGAGAAGCTTCTGAGGCCCAAGAGGATACTAAAGTTGACACAGGACTAAGGCGACGATCCAAAGGTGGTgggagaaagcagaggagatctgggaggaagcaggagacCTCAGATGGCATGCCCTCCTTCCAGTGGACCAGAGTGAAGAGTACCCACATCCCAAAAGGCTGGTTTAAGGGTGTTTCTGGGGATGTTGCCCTGGATTATGATTATGCTGTTCTTGAGCTCAAGCGTCCCCACAAAAGGAAATACATGGAGCTGGGGATCAGCCCCACCATCAAAATGATGCCCGGGAGCATGATACACTTCTCGGGTTTTGACAACGACCGATCTGGGCAGCTGGTCTACAGATTTTGTAGCATTTCTGATGAGTCCAATGATCTCTTTTATCAGTATTGTGATGCTGAGCCTGGCTCCACTGGATCTGGCATCTATCTCCGTCTTAAGGAGCCGAACAAAAAGAAGTGGAAACGCAAGATCATCGCTGTTTATTCGGGCCATCAGTGGGTGGATGTCAATGGGGAACAGCAGGATTATAATGTAGCAGTAAGAATTACTCCTCTTAAATATGCCCAGATTTGCTTCTGGGTACATGGGAATGATGAGAATTGCACACAAGGCTGA